In one Candidatus Binatia bacterium genomic region, the following are encoded:
- a CDS encoding tetratricopeptide repeat protein produces the protein MCAFVFPLARQAAGQTAGELRAGGREAAAEIAAQRAGGHFDVAAQQRAVDRLGKLGLAYIDFSDRAAQAGSEAREREALLSAYQAVSAPLEDIYSQNSGQLERAVKKVMDEDGDLEALYETPQWKDAQLVASRALYFLNWLHYYGARLYDGAQRKELLEKAQHGFSEFAVGDRRTELLIESLLGRGLCHLELGNIDFGTHDLQAVITDPQASPERKSKARLALLDAAVRAGKVEDALRLSDQLLGTGTRSEDNVVRFLRIRALLAGVKSAAGSQAERYRQQALSLMEQLRKAGGGWEEKVAALAQTGIEDPEKWAGKAASPFAQWELAKLLVQKGDYKQAMPLLEGLVNSPDTEARQHRGEAQYFLGLANFQAARYEEAAQHLAAALKESNPSYGADADYLRFKAMEAIVAGNRNAGAGAEYAQAVRDYLTRYPDHRFVFEAQFRLGELLQAQRQFAEAIQAYAKVHGDPGFELRAQFATLQCDFELLQAANQRPGGGQRAALLNDIGGVLPRFAKQAAEYEAQGRKAAAGQMPLAEMRAKGAIMKAVYLTLQAEPKDEAVLAALDGFEKQYPEQKDLLPQITRLRLAAHQHLGRFADASVEVQAHGKALLASAGAPAIEDLATGFIREGARRNGKGDAAANQGAQQVALHLYELLVADSEETGKAKLTLARLYENTGEFDKSAALYAEILKANSTSPVALRGLGRIAEAQHRLADALGYWQQLARTVRPGDAPWYEGSYQVARLTQAMGRKKESCDLLEQLKPAMPGLSDADLRTKLDSLYQQACR, from the coding sequence TTGTGTGCCTTTGTTTTCCCACTAGCCCGTCAGGCGGCGGGGCAGACGGCGGGTGAGTTGCGTGCCGGCGGGCGCGAAGCGGCCGCAGAGATCGCGGCGCAGAGGGCGGGCGGACACTTTGACGTTGCGGCACAGCAACGAGCGGTCGACCGGCTGGGTAAACTGGGGCTGGCGTACATCGATTTCAGTGATCGGGCGGCCCAGGCGGGTAGCGAGGCCCGCGAACGCGAAGCGTTGCTGAGTGCGTACCAGGCCGTCAGTGCGCCACTCGAAGACATCTACAGTCAGAACAGCGGCCAGCTCGAACGTGCGGTCAAGAAAGTCATGGATGAGGATGGGGACCTGGAAGCCCTCTACGAAACACCACAGTGGAAGGACGCGCAGCTGGTCGCCTCGCGGGCGCTCTATTTCCTCAACTGGCTGCACTATTACGGGGCCCGGCTGTACGATGGCGCCCAGCGTAAGGAGTTGCTGGAGAAAGCGCAGCATGGCTTTTCCGAATTCGCCGTCGGCGACCGGCGTACGGAACTGCTGATCGAAAGCTTGCTGGGGCGCGGCCTCTGCCATCTCGAACTCGGCAACATCGATTTCGGCACCCACGATCTGCAGGCGGTGATCACCGATCCTCAGGCTTCACCGGAACGCAAGAGCAAGGCCCGCCTGGCGCTGCTCGATGCGGCGGTGCGCGCCGGCAAGGTGGAAGACGCCCTGCGGCTGTCGGATCAATTGCTCGGCACGGGCACCCGATCCGAAGATAACGTCGTCCGCTTCTTGCGTATCCGCGCTTTGCTGGCGGGGGTGAAAAGCGCTGCCGGCTCGCAAGCGGAGCGCTACCGGCAACAGGCGCTCAGTCTGATGGAGCAGTTGCGCAAAGCCGGCGGGGGTTGGGAAGAGAAGGTTGCCGCCCTGGCGCAGACCGGCATCGAGGACCCCGAAAAGTGGGCCGGAAAGGCCGCCAGCCCGTTCGCTCAGTGGGAACTGGCAAAGCTGTTGGTGCAAAAGGGTGACTACAAGCAGGCCATGCCGCTCCTCGAAGGCTTGGTCAACAGTCCAGACACCGAGGCGCGGCAGCATCGGGGTGAGGCGCAGTACTTCCTCGGACTGGCGAACTTTCAAGCGGCCCGATACGAAGAAGCCGCCCAACACCTGGCGGCCGCACTGAAAGAATCGAACCCGTCGTACGGCGCGGACGCCGACTACCTGCGCTTCAAAGCGATGGAAGCAATCGTCGCCGGCAATCGTAACGCCGGCGCCGGCGCCGAGTATGCGCAGGCGGTGCGTGACTACCTGACGCGTTATCCCGATCATCGCTTCGTCTTCGAGGCGCAGTTCCGACTTGGGGAGCTGCTGCAAGCACAACGCCAGTTTGCCGAGGCTATCCAAGCCTACGCCAAGGTCCATGGCGACCCGGGCTTCGAACTGCGTGCCCAGTTTGCCACGCTGCAGTGCGATTTCGAGTTGTTGCAGGCCGCGAACCAGCGGCCCGGCGGCGGCCAGCGCGCAGCCTTATTGAACGACATCGGCGGTGTGCTGCCGCGTTTCGCGAAACAAGCGGCGGAATACGAGGCCCAGGGGCGCAAGGCCGCGGCCGGCCAGATGCCGCTGGCGGAGATGCGGGCGAAAGGCGCCATCATGAAGGCCGTATACCTCACCCTCCAGGCCGAGCCCAAGGATGAGGCTGTGCTCGCAGCGCTGGACGGCTTCGAGAAACAGTATCCCGAGCAGAAAGACCTGCTTCCGCAGATCACACGGTTGCGGCTCGCCGCGCACCAGCATCTCGGACGCTTTGCGGATGCCAGTGTGGAAGTGCAGGCTCACGGCAAAGCGTTGCTCGCCAGCGCCGGTGCGCCGGCGATCGAGGATCTGGCGACCGGCTTCATCCGTGAAGGCGCGCGGCGCAACGGCAAGGGCGATGCCGCAGCCAATCAGGGGGCGCAGCAGGTCGCATTGCACCTCTACGAGTTGCTGGTGGCCGACAGCGAGGAAACGGGCAAGGCCAAGCTGACGCTGGCGCGGCTCTACGAAAACACCGGCGAGTTCGACAAGTCGGCGGCGCTGTATGCCGAGATCCTCAAAGCCAACAGCACCTCGCCGGTGGCTTTACGCGGGCTCGGCCGCATCGCGGAAGCCCAGCACCGTTTGGCCGATGCGCTGGGGTATTGGCAACAACTCGCCCGGACGGTACGGCCCGGAGACGCGCCATGGTACGAGGGCAGCTATCAGGTCGCGCGTCTCACCCAGGCCATGGGCAGGAAGAAAGAATCCTGTGACCTACTCGAGCAACTCAAGCCGGCGATGCCGGGCCTGAGCGACGCGGATCTGCGCACGAAACTCGACAGCCTGTACCAGCAGGCGTGCCGCTGA